The following coding sequences lie in one Bacteroidota bacterium genomic window:
- a CDS encoding M28 family peptidase, which translates to MKRVIILPLLVLCFQWLIAGQLVYIKTSGARHNLQLVENPAIKVHYTGDNFVIATLDFTPKEPHVVLDVRAWEPGVRYYYLHVPEPKKHEALNDVASKATVLHSGPGWMVVRVSDALIPITPYHHNGIVRLQPEPVSLPEAELFLSGRSQTPDPFVQQLIAQVNPLNITASTQHLEDYGTRNAYQPQSVSAQNWIKDKFLSYGLSVEVMDFAMPGGAASDNVIATLQGTKYPDEYVICGAHYDSYSTGSTAPGADDNASGTAAVLEIARIMSNYTFDRSIVFCAFSGEEYGLYGSAAYALRAKNQGMNIQGYFNLDMIGYLKPGNTTIKSTLIYPPSAAPLAQFYTEVAATYLPEFVVTPGSLSGGDSDHTSFNNNGFMGIFPFEAVPDYSPFIHTSNDRVGPSYNNAAQAAIFTRATLASLAVLANRLNPPQNLTATAGSNYVRLNWSPLPDAAYFKIYRNGQAIDSTSNNRYFDLEVTNGNTYQYKVTAVYQQTLQESPPSNEVSAVPMPPMTLPVVMNFEDGAGYWQFTHQWGLSTVQSYSPTHSISESPVGNYTNNTTSYAYLRPIDLSLGYTSAAVSFWTRYDLETNYDYVYFEVSTNNTSWTQIAQFNGLQNTWQQRTYNLNQYLGQPWVQFRFKFVSDGSVVKDGLYIDDFQIATTGGYQVQHALLRPGWNSLGSAVVPLQSNIEQLFGSLTGDLIAVQSDAGVYHPAGGVNTLGSWDASKGYKVRMEAPSVMTISGPEPAPSTINLQAGWNLIPVTVNCPVVLQNWLPQSLLVKEVARAGVAWPEQNIGTLTELQPGRSYYVHSPQSMQLSFPSCKTPGSPIDGQQQLRADAIAPTGDSHLVLLPATVLQQALEPGDMIMAFTAGGLPAGAIEINTTDQPLVLTLFGTDTLSPVIQGFNPGEHILLKRLRGTELTALAATYDPTFPQTGTYVHQGLSKATSLSVVLGQPELVAKMQVFPNPTSGRIVLDGIDKIAHYRLYSLSGQLLIQGLVSAGESLDLSAYSEGTYLLYLDGQPGRTLLKLMLKK; encoded by the coding sequence ATGAAGCGTGTAATCATCCTGCCGTTGCTGGTTTTATGTTTTCAATGGCTTATTGCCGGACAGCTTGTGTATATCAAAACCAGTGGCGCGCGCCACAACCTGCAGCTTGTAGAGAACCCTGCGATTAAGGTTCACTACACCGGCGACAATTTTGTAATCGCAACACTCGATTTTACTCCCAAAGAACCTCATGTGGTGCTCGATGTCCGGGCCTGGGAGCCGGGTGTACGGTATTATTATCTGCATGTGCCTGAACCAAAGAAACATGAGGCATTAAACGATGTGGCATCAAAAGCCACCGTGCTTCACAGCGGGCCGGGCTGGATGGTGGTGCGCGTCAGCGATGCGCTTATCCCCATCACACCATACCACCATAATGGGATAGTGCGCCTGCAGCCCGAACCGGTCAGCCTGCCAGAAGCCGAACTGTTTCTTTCGGGCCGCAGTCAGACCCCGGATCCATTTGTGCAACAGCTTATTGCACAGGTTAATCCGCTTAACATCACAGCCAGCACCCAGCACCTCGAAGATTACGGCACGCGCAATGCCTATCAGCCGCAAAGTGTATCAGCACAAAACTGGATCAAGGACAAGTTTCTGAGTTATGGCCTGAGCGTGGAAGTGATGGACTTTGCCATGCCCGGAGGAGCGGCCAGCGACAATGTCATTGCCACACTGCAAGGCACAAAATATCCTGATGAATATGTGATTTGCGGAGCGCATTACGATTCGTACAGCACCGGTTCGACCGCACCCGGAGCCGACGACAATGCCAGCGGCACAGCGGCAGTGCTCGAAATAGCCCGCATCATGAGCAATTACACCTTCGACCGGAGCATCGTTTTTTGCGCCTTCTCGGGCGAAGAATACGGGCTGTATGGAAGTGCGGCTTATGCCCTCCGGGCCAAAAACCAGGGCATGAACATCCAGGGCTACTTTAATCTCGACATGATTGGTTACCTCAAACCGGGAAACACAACCATAAAAAGCACACTCATTTATCCCCCTTCTGCCGCTCCGCTGGCACAGTTTTACACCGAGGTAGCTGCTACTTATCTCCCCGAGTTCGTTGTAACCCCCGGCAGCCTCAGCGGAGGCGATAGCGACCATACCTCGTTCAACAACAACGGTTTCATGGGTATCTTTCCTTTCGAAGCGGTACCCGATTACAGTCCATTTATTCATACCTCCAACGACCGTGTGGGTCCAAGCTACAACAATGCCGCACAGGCTGCCATATTCACCCGGGCCACCCTGGCTTCGCTGGCTGTGCTGGCCAACCGGCTCAACCCACCACAAAATCTGACGGCCACCGCCGGTAGCAACTATGTACGACTCAATTGGTCGCCCCTACCCGATGCAGCATATTTCAAAATCTACCGCAACGGCCAGGCCATCGACTCAACTTCCAACAACCGTTACTTTGACCTGGAAGTAACCAATGGAAACACCTATCAATATAAGGTGACAGCCGTTTATCAGCAGACATTACAGGAATCGCCTCCGTCCAACGAAGTAAGCGCAGTGCCCATGCCACCAATGACCCTTCCGGTTGTAATGAATTTTGAAGACGGCGCAGGTTATTGGCAGTTTACGCACCAATGGGGGCTCAGCACAGTGCAATCTTATTCTCCAACCCATTCAATCAGCGAAAGCCCCGTGGGCAACTACACCAACAATACCACCAGCTATGCCTACCTGCGACCCATCGACCTGAGCCTGGGCTACACCAGTGCAGCAGTGAGTTTCTGGACACGCTACGATCTGGAAACCAATTATGATTATGTCTATTTCGAAGTCAGTACCAACAATACCAGCTGGACGCAGATCGCCCAGTTCAACGGGCTGCAAAACACCTGGCAGCAACGCACCTACAACCTCAACCAATACCTCGGCCAGCCCTGGGTGCAATTCCGTTTCAAGTTTGTCAGCGATGGGTCTGTTGTCAAAGATGGTTTATATATAGATGATTTTCAGATAGCTACAACCGGAGGCTATCAGGTACAGCACGCCCTGCTGCGTCCGGGCTGGAACAGCCTGGGAAGCGCTGTTGTGCCTTTGCAAAGCAACATTGAACAGCTTTTTGGTTCGCTCACCGGCGACCTGATTGCTGTGCAATCCGACGCAGGTGTTTATCATCCTGCCGGCGGGGTGAATACCCTCGGAAGCTGGGATGCCAGCAAGGGCTACAAGGTGCGTATGGAAGCTCCCTCGGTCATGACAATCTCCGGTCCTGAACCGGCTCCTTCAACCATCAACCTGCAGGCTGGATGGAACCTGATACCCGTCACGGTAAACTGCCCGGTCGTCCTGCAGAATTGGCTGCCACAATCCCTCCTCGTCAAAGAGGTTGCCAGGGCAGGTGTGGCCTGGCCGGAACAAAACATCGGCACGCTCACCGAGCTTCAGCCCGGCCGTTCTTACTATGTCCACAGTCCGCAGAGCATGCAATTGAGCTTTCCCTCGTGCAAAACCCCGGGTTCGCCCATTGACGGCCAACAACAACTACGCGCTGATGCAATAGCTCCCACGGGCGACAGCCACCTTGTACTTCTGCCTGCCACCGTTTTACAGCAAGCCCTTGAGCCTGGCGACATGATCATGGCATTTACGGCCGGAGGACTGCCTGCCGGAGCGATCGAAATAAATACAACCGATCAGCCACTTGTGCTCACACTCTTTGGAACCGACACCCTAAGCCCTGTAATCCAGGGGTTTAATCCCGGAGAGCACATCTTGCTCAAACGACTTCGTGGCACAGAGTTGACCGCCCTGGCAGCCACCTACGATCCAACTTTCCCCCAAACAGGCACCTATGTACATCAGGGCCTGAGCAAGGCAACCAGCCTGAGTGTGGTGCTGGGCCAGCCGGAGTTGGTGGCGAAAATGCAGGTGTTTCCCAATCCCACTTCCGGCCGGATTGTCCTGGACGGGATTGATAAAATTGCACATTACCGCCTTTACAGTCTGAGCGGGCAGCTTTTGATTCAAGGGCTGGTTTCGGCTGGTGAAAGCCTCGATCTGAGCGCTTATTCCGAGGGCACTTATCTGCTTTATCTGGATGGCCAGCCGGGGCGAACGCTCCTGAAGCTGATGCTGAAAAAGTAG
- a CDS encoding type I asparaginase, with amino-acid sequence MTEETKALLVIYTGGTIGMVKDPATGALVPFDFSNMYEHLPMLGSFGYHIDFVGFEPLIDSSNVKPDFWVRLVETIEHNYEKYDGFVVLHGSDTMAYTASALSFMLENLNKPVILTGSQLPMGEIRTDGRENFLTAIEIAAAKEDGVALVPEVAIYFENRLMRGNRTTKFNAEGFNAFVSGNYPLLAEVGVHIRYNKANILKPNFKRLRAHKRLDNNVSILKLFPGISPAVVNSTLGIPGLKALILETFGSGNAPTDDWFIEALDKAIRNGLLIFNVTQCKAGAVELGKYETSVRLSQIGLISGYDITTESAITKLMYLLGEGYLGDALVRLLQTPLRGEMTIE; translated from the coding sequence ATGACCGAAGAAACCAAAGCTTTGCTGGTAATCTACACCGGCGGTACCATCGGAATGGTCAAGGATCCTGCCACAGGAGCGCTTGTACCCTTCGACTTCAGCAATATGTACGAACATCTGCCCATGCTTGGCAGCTTTGGTTATCATATCGATTTCGTTGGATTTGAGCCACTTATCGACAGCAGCAATGTGAAACCCGATTTCTGGGTCAGGCTTGTCGAAACCATTGAGCACAACTATGAAAAGTACGATGGTTTTGTGGTGCTCCATGGTAGCGATACCATGGCCTACACCGCTTCGGCCTTGAGTTTCATGCTCGAAAACCTGAACAAGCCCGTCATCCTCACCGGATCGCAACTGCCTATGGGTGAGATACGTACGGATGGCCGCGAAAATTTCCTGACCGCCATCGAGATTGCCGCAGCCAAAGAAGATGGGGTGGCTCTTGTGCCCGAAGTGGCCATCTATTTCGAAAACAGGCTGATGCGTGGAAACCGGACCACAAAATTCAACGCTGAGGGGTTCAATGCATTTGTTTCGGGCAATTATCCATTGCTTGCCGAAGTGGGGGTGCATATCCGGTACAACAAAGCCAACATCCTTAAGCCCAACTTCAAAAGGCTGCGCGCACACAAACGTCTGGACAACAATGTGAGCATCCTCAAACTGTTTCCCGGCATCAGTCCGGCCGTAGTCAACAGCACACTGGGCATCCCTGGACTTAAGGCGCTCATCCTCGAAACTTTCGGTTCGGGCAATGCACCTACTGACGACTGGTTTATCGAAGCGCTCGACAAGGCCATACGCAACGGATTGCTCATTTTCAACGTGACCCAATGCAAGGCAGGCGCAGTGGAACTCGGAAAATACGAAACCAGTGTGCGGCTCAGCCAGATTGGATTGATCAGCGGATACGACATCACCACCGAATCGGCCATCACCAAACTCATGTATCTGCTTGGCGAGGGTTACCTGGGCGATGCACTCGTACGCCTGCTCCAGACACCCCTGCGCGGTGAGATGACCATAGAGTAA
- a CDS encoding TatD family hydrolase has translation MKLIDTHAHLYLEEFDGDRREVMQRALQAGVQLMLLPNIDQASIGPMMQMCRQWPENCRPMMGLHPTYVKDDYRRQLDLIGQVLFDNTNQYIGVGEIGIDLYWDKTHAAAQEEAFEEQLGWAARLGFPVAIHTREAFEVILKIVEKLQDGRLKGVFHCFTGGAEEARRILDLGFYFGIGGVVTYKNSDLPHVLSQIPPESIVLETDSPYLPPVPHRGKRNESAFIVEVVSKLSQVYATDVEEMARLTTQNASKLFNLNLQ, from the coding sequence ATGAAACTCATCGATACGCACGCCCATCTTTACCTTGAAGAGTTTGACGGCGACCGTCGCGAAGTGATGCAGCGGGCGCTGCAGGCCGGGGTTCAGCTTATGCTGCTTCCAAACATCGACCAGGCCAGCATCGGGCCTATGATGCAAATGTGCCGCCAATGGCCGGAAAACTGCAGGCCGATGATGGGCCTTCACCCCACGTATGTGAAAGACGATTACCGCAGGCAACTCGACCTCATCGGGCAGGTGTTGTTCGACAACACCAATCAATACATAGGTGTAGGCGAAATCGGCATTGACCTGTATTGGGACAAAACCCATGCTGCGGCACAGGAGGAAGCCTTTGAAGAGCAGCTTGGTTGGGCAGCCAGGCTGGGTTTTCCTGTGGCCATTCATACCCGCGAAGCCTTTGAGGTAATCCTGAAGATAGTTGAAAAATTGCAGGACGGCCGGCTCAAAGGCGTATTTCATTGTTTTACAGGCGGAGCAGAAGAAGCCCGTCGCATCCTTGACCTGGGATTTTATTTCGGTATTGGCGGTGTAGTCACCTACAAAAATTCGGACTTACCCCATGTGCTCAGTCAGATTCCCCCCGAAAGCATTGTGCTCGAAACCGATTCGCCCTACTTGCCTCCGGTGCCCCACCGTGGCAAGCGCAACGAAAGCGCCTTCATTGTGGAAGTGGTTAGCAAACTTTCGCAGGTGTATGCAACTGACGTGGAAGAAATGGCCCGTCTGACAACCCAAAATGCATCAAAACTTTTTAACCTCAACTTGCAATGA
- a CDS encoding glycosyltransferase family 9 protein, translating into MNQAKKILLIRFSSIGDIVLTSPVVRCIKKQLPDCSLHVLTKKQNAELFAHNPYVDKVHVLDKDLTEVIRQLKEEQFDFVADLHCNLRSMRVRTALGVRSEGFPKLNLKKYVLVRFKWNLMPAVHVVDRYFEAVKPLGVVNDGAGLDFFAGDAGIPEDAPSWINTDFLAVVIGGQHNTKILPANKVAEVVQKVDMPVVLLGGPADRERGSLIEELSGKATVWNACGRLSLMQSARVVGRASVVLSNDTGLMHIAAAYRKPLVSVWGNTVPALGMYPYMPGDESKSVIVENTKVSCRPCSKIGFDSCPKKHFECMNSLDAGHIVASAKRLKQMSGA; encoded by the coding sequence ATGAACCAGGCAAAGAAAATCCTGCTCATCCGCTTCAGCTCCATTGGCGATATTGTGCTGACCAGCCCTGTGGTGAGGTGCATCAAAAAACAACTGCCCGATTGCAGCCTGCATGTGCTCACCAAAAAACAGAATGCAGAGCTTTTCGCCCACAACCCTTATGTGGACAAGGTGCATGTGTTGGACAAGGATTTGACGGAAGTGATTCGCCAGCTGAAAGAAGAACAGTTCGACTTTGTAGCCGACCTGCATTGCAACCTGCGCTCGATGCGGGTGAGGACAGCATTAGGTGTGCGCTCCGAAGGCTTCCCGAAACTGAACTTAAAGAAGTACGTGCTGGTAAGGTTCAAGTGGAACCTGATGCCTGCTGTTCATGTGGTGGACAGGTATTTTGAGGCCGTTAAGCCTTTGGGTGTGGTGAACGATGGTGCCGGCCTCGACTTTTTCGCCGGCGATGCCGGGATTCCTGAGGATGCCCCTTCGTGGATAAACACGGACTTTCTGGCAGTGGTGATCGGGGGCCAGCACAATACGAAAATTCTTCCGGCCAATAAAGTTGCCGAAGTTGTGCAAAAAGTTGATATGCCGGTAGTTTTGCTCGGTGGCCCTGCCGACAGGGAACGTGGTTCGCTTATTGAAGAACTTTCAGGAAAAGCAACGGTCTGGAATGCGTGCGGCCGGCTCAGCCTGATGCAATCGGCCAGGGTAGTCGGGCGCGCCTCGGTAGTGCTCAGCAACGATACGGGACTGATGCACATTGCGGCAGCCTATCGCAAGCCATTGGTTTCCGTTTGGGGAAATACCGTGCCTGCCCTTGGCATGTATCCTTACATGCCCGGAGACGAATCAAAGTCGGTTATTGTGGAAAACACCAAAGTTTCCTGCCGGCCCTGCTCCAAGATCGGTTTCGACAGCTGCCCCAAAAAGCATTTCGAATGCATGAACAGCCTCGATGCCGGTCATATTGTGGCATCGGCAAAGCGCCTGAAACAAATGTCCGGGGCTTAG
- a CDS encoding MBL fold metallo-hydrolase, which produces MQIKKFVFNPFQVNTYVLFDETGQCAIIDPACASPDEQRVLSSFVQQHKLQPARLLLTHTHIDHVLGVAWAMNTFGLQATAHPDGKLYLQNAEDQAQMFGLMLSGTFEPAIIIDDADEVSFGLTTLKVLHTPGHALGSVCYYHQPSGSLFAGDVLFHQSIGRTDLPGGDYDVLKNSIWRKLFVLPDATVVYPGHGPETTIGTEKVTNPFVAIGV; this is translated from the coding sequence ATGCAAATCAAGAAATTCGTTTTCAATCCTTTTCAGGTAAATACCTATGTGTTGTTCGACGAAACCGGCCAATGTGCCATCATCGATCCGGCCTGTGCATCGCCCGACGAACAGCGCGTGCTCAGCAGTTTTGTTCAACAACACAAGCTTCAGCCTGCACGCTTGTTGCTCACCCATACACACATCGATCATGTGCTCGGCGTAGCCTGGGCCATGAATACCTTTGGTTTGCAGGCAACTGCCCACCCCGACGGCAAGCTTTACCTACAAAATGCAGAGGATCAGGCACAAATGTTTGGTTTGATGCTCAGTGGAACTTTTGAACCCGCCATTATAATCGACGATGCCGACGAAGTGAGCTTTGGCCTGACCACCCTAAAAGTGCTACATACACCCGGCCATGCGCTGGGCAGTGTTTGTTATTATCACCAGCCCAGCGGCAGTCTGTTTGCAGGCGATGTGCTTTTTCATCAAAGCATTGGTCGCACCGATCTTCCGGGTGGGGATTACGATGTGCTGAAAAACAGCATATGGCGCAAGCTCTTTGTCCTGCCCGATGCCACTGTGGTTTATCCCGGACACGGCCCCGAGACCACCATTGGCACCGAAAAGGTGACCAATCCTTTTGTGGCCATTGGCGTCTAA